A section of the Acanthochromis polyacanthus isolate Apoly-LR-REF ecotype Palm Island chromosome 13, KAUST_Apoly_ChrSc, whole genome shotgun sequence genome encodes:
- the esamb gene encoding endothelial cell-selective adhesion molecule produces the protein MEIKARLRAMLMFMWIFQGDTQKVEFPKKEMEVVRGQMVVLHAWYSPNSDISKNTVVWHFKGNESKQVINFSSGVVGHGQNDFTKRVGFSVAMPSANLSIYINKTQESDSGLYFCNVIIPGAPGLSGEMRLNVKVPPSPPVCTMTGNPVVKGNVTLSCKSSHGKPAPQYKWTKAAPMSEVFFSPMQNERHGTLRLSNLTKSMSGKYICRASNTAGSDSCSINLEVITSSNAGMIAAATLGSVVGLVAMVLFLVFILRKRRDTEEEIANEIKEDAQAPKRVSWAKSNTGSDIVSKNGTLSSIATSPRPRDPHQPNYHYPYSPISASDTGSVINAYQLRPGEANTLQGLPGYNIGGTPSRKHKRPPSTNGAPPQLLRSPAVANPKRTEGAQPQVPPPLTVSPPVSSNTLTRMGAVAVMVPAQSQAGSLV, from the exons GTGACACCCAGAAGGTGGAATTCCCCAAAAAAGAGATGGAGGTGGTGAGGGGCCAGATGGTGGTGTTACACGCCTGGTACAGCCCCAACTCGGACATTTCCAAAAACACTGTGGTTTGGCACTTCAAGGGCAACGAGTCCAAGCAG gtGATAAACTTTAGCTCAGGTGTGGTCGGGCACGGCCAGAATGACTTCACCAAAAGAGTGGGCTTCAGTGTGGCCATGCCCTCGGCCAACCTCTCCATCTACATCAACAAGACCCAGGAGTCAGACTCGGGCCTCTACTTCTGCAACGTCATCATCCCCGGAGCTCCTGGCCTTTCTGGGGAGATGCGCCTTAATGTCAAAG TCCCTCCTTCTCCCCCAGTGTGCACAATGACTGGGAACCCGGTGGTGAAGGGCAACGTCACTCTAAGCTGCAAATCCAGTCATGGAAAACCCGCTCCGCAGTACAAATGGACCAAGGCTGCACCCATGTCAGAGGTCTTCTTCTCCCCAATGCAGA ATGAGAGACATGGCACCCTCAGGCTCAGCAACCTCACTAAAAGCATGTCAGGGAAGTACATCTGCCGGGCCAGCAACACTGCCGGCTCCGACAGCTGCTCCATTAACCTAGAGGTTATCACCT CTTCCAATGCGGGCATGATCGCAGCAGCCACTCTGGGGTCAGTGGTGGGACTGGTGGCTATGGTCCTCTTCCTTGTATTCATATTGAGGAAGAGGCGGGACACTGAGGAGGAGATAGCCAATGAGATCAA GGAAGATGCTCAGGCACCAAAGCGAGTGTCGTGGGCAAAGAGCAACACTGGCTCCGACATCGTGTCCAAGAACGGCACGTTATCCTCCATAGCCACCAGCCCTCGACCCCGAGACCCCCATCAACCAAACTACCACTACCCGTACTCCCCCATATCCGCCTCAGACACGGGGTCGGTGATCAACGCCTACCAGCTGCGGCCTGGAGAAGCCAACACGTTGCAGGGACTCCCGGGTTACAACATCGGGGGAACTCCTTCACGGAAACACAAGCGGCCTCCCAGTACGAACGGAGCGCCTCCGCAGCTTCTCAGGAGCCCTGCAGTCGCCAACCCCAAAAGGACTGAAGGGGCTCAGCCTCAGGTGCCACCTCCACTCACTGTGTCCCCACCAGTCAGCTCCAACACTCTGACACGCATGGGAGCTGTTGCTGTCATGGTGCCTGCTCAGAGCCAAGCCGGCTCACTGGTGTAG
- the acad8 gene encoding isobutyryl-CoA dehydrogenase, mitochondrial has translation MAAVGPLARMARLGSSICRNHRSIPNRNSQRRGIASCIDPSYGLTDDQKEFQKVAFDFAANEMAPHMAEWDQREIFPVETMRKAAQLGFGGIYVQPDVGGSGLSRLDTSVIFEALSTGCVSTTAYISIHNMCAWMIDTFGNNEQREKFCPDLCLMEKFASYCLTEPGSGSDAASLMTTAQRKGDHYILNGSKAFISGGGDADVYVVMCRTGGKGPKGISCLVVEKGTPGLSFGKKEKKVGWNSQPTRAVIFEDCAVPVINRLGEEGQGFGIAMKGLNGGRINIASCSLGAAHASVQLARDHLLVRKQFGETLSNNQFLQFKLAEMATKLVASRLLVREAATALQDGRPDAVSLCSMAKLFVTDECFNICNQALQMHGGYGYLKDYAVQQFVRDIRVHQILEGTNEVMRMIISRNLLTEL, from the exons ATGGCGGCTGTCGGACCTCTAGCAAGAATGGCCAGGCTGGGCTCCAGCATCTGCAGGAACCACCGTTCAATACCTAACAGAAACTCACAGAGAAGAGGAATAGCTTCTTGTATCGACC CTAGTTATGGACTCACAGATGATCAGAAGGAGTTTCAAAAAGTGGCCTTTGACTTTGCAGCCAATGAAATGGCTCCACACATGGCAGAGTGGGACCAGAGG gaAATCTTTCCAGTGGAGACGATGCGGAAAGCAGCCCAGTTGGGGTTTGGTGGCATCTACGTTCAGCCAGACGTTGGCGGTTCAGGCCTTTCTCGGCTTGACACATCAGTCATCTTTGAGGCCTTGTCCACGGGATGTGTTAGCACCACAGCCTACATCAGTATACACAA cATGTGTGCCTGGATGATAGATACCTTTGGCAATAATGAGCAGAGGGAAAAGTTCTGTCCTGATCTCTGTTTGATGGAAAAGTTTGCATCCTACTGTCTCACTGAGCCAG GCAGCggcagtgatgctgcttcaCTTATGACCACTGCACAGCGGAAAGGTGACCACTACATTTTAAATGGCTCTAAG GCCTTCATCAGTGGAGGAGGAGATGCAGACGTCTATGTTGTGATGTGCAGAACAGGAGGTAAAGGACCGAAAGGCATCTCGTGTTTGGTGGTGGAGAAGGGGACGCCAGGCCTGAGCTTTggcaaaaaggaaaagaag GTGGGCTGGAACTCTCAGCCGACCAGGGCGGTGATATTCGAGGACTGTGCCGTTCCAGTGATCAACCGGCTTGGTGAGGAAGGACAGGGCTTTGGCATCGCCATGAAGGGCCTGAACGGAGGCAGGATTAATATTG CTTCCTGTTCTCTTGGGGCAGCGCACGCCTCTGTACAGCTCGCGAGGGATCATCTGTTGGTACGCAAGCAATTTGGAGAGACGCTTTCCAACAACCAG TTTCTTCAGTTCAAACTGGCAGAAATGGCCACTAAGCTGGTAGCTTCTCGCCTTCTGGTTCGTGAAGCTGCGACGGCGCTGCAGGACGGCCGACCTGATGCCGTTTCCCTCTGCTCCATGGCCAAGCTCTTTGTCACAGATGAGTGCTTTAAT ATCTGCAACCAGGCTCTTCAGATGCACGGCGGCTACGGTTACCTCAAAGACTACGCAGTGCAGCAGTTTGTTCGGGACATCAGAGTCCATCAGATCCTAGAGG GAACCAACGAGGTGATGAGGATGATCATTTCCCGAAATCTGCTGACAGAGTTATGA